A window from Spirochaetota bacterium encodes these proteins:
- a CDS encoding helix-turn-helix domain-containing protein, which produces MNAASFPVLLMATVCFYVGLYYLVVFVRLKDQKENLFFSLTCLSIGLYDVFCAGLYGARSVEDGMTWQRLQFASLCLFSVSIAWFIFYFTRYHSRRPFIVSTAWFFLLSIAGMAIRGPLTLSPEGPSIKHVSFADIARVSYFEASPGPLYSVQYASMIALSVFLMVILVRHFAGTGSRHLRPILLSFLIFFCAALNDALVGAAVYPGVYVLEYAYMLIILSMSYGLLNTFVDLHNEVAELNATLEKKVDEKTIEVFFREVGMNLCAQTLSDLSPSGATGRGAGVMERLAGGGIRGIAAMSRDIAVLSNPDELLRRIVEKAAETSGSVAGRFYIIGDRGVPAIISEFRLPGESLRVSERMVREAAKNEMIEAKKVEMISATHGNELYLPVRGRGVCIGVIYLRRDRDGGGFVDDDVSLLRAFLEATSNAIENALLYKRVRETIRPVRKTTITPVTEEKIKRSLVYIGENFTSDISREGLAASLSMHPDSLGRFFRMYTGKKISEYINELRIGKVVYDLKNTDSSIVQIAFSAGFESIATFNRAFLKVMKLTPKEYRDRHST; this is translated from the coding sequence ATGAATGCAGCGTCTTTTCCCGTTTTACTGATGGCGACGGTATGTTTCTACGTCGGGCTTTATTATCTGGTCGTGTTTGTACGGCTGAAGGATCAGAAAGAAAACCTGTTCTTCTCTCTCACCTGTCTGAGCATCGGGTTGTACGATGTGTTCTGCGCGGGACTCTACGGGGCCCGGTCCGTAGAAGACGGCATGACCTGGCAGCGCCTGCAGTTTGCGAGCCTCTGCCTGTTTTCCGTTTCAATCGCCTGGTTCATCTTTTACTTTACACGGTATCATTCGCGGCGTCCGTTTATCGTATCAACCGCATGGTTTTTCCTTCTCTCTATCGCCGGCATGGCGATCCGGGGACCGCTGACGCTATCACCGGAGGGGCCGTCGATAAAGCATGTTTCGTTCGCGGACATAGCGCGCGTAAGCTATTTCGAAGCGAGCCCTGGTCCGCTGTATTCGGTCCAGTACGCCTCGATGATAGCTCTTTCGGTCTTCCTGATGGTTATCCTCGTTCGCCACTTCGCCGGAACTGGAAGCCGCCACCTTCGTCCGATACTCCTCTCGTTCCTGATATTTTTCTGTGCGGCGCTCAACGACGCGCTTGTGGGTGCCGCTGTATACCCCGGTGTTTACGTACTTGAATACGCCTACATGCTCATAATTCTTTCGATGAGTTACGGCCTGCTGAATACCTTCGTCGATCTTCACAATGAGGTGGCCGAACTCAACGCGACACTTGAAAAAAAGGTCGATGAAAAAACCATCGAGGTCTTTTTCAGAGAGGTGGGAATGAACCTGTGCGCCCAGACGCTTTCCGACCTTTCGCCTTCAGGCGCAACGGGGCGCGGAGCCGGGGTAATGGAACGGCTGGCCGGAGGCGGCATTCGGGGAATCGCGGCCATGAGCAGGGATATCGCCGTCCTCTCAAATCCGGATGAGCTGTTGCGGCGCATAGTGGAGAAGGCCGCGGAGACGTCCGGTTCCGTCGCAGGTCGGTTCTATATCATCGGTGACAGGGGCGTGCCGGCAATCATTTCCGAGTTTCGGCTTCCCGGTGAATCGCTCAGGGTTTCTGAAAGGATGGTGCGCGAAGCGGCGAAAAACGAAATGATTGAAGCGAAGAAAGTGGAGATGATCTCTGCAACGCACGGAAACGAGCTCTATCTTCCAGTCCGCGGCCGGGGAGTATGCATCGGGGTCATATATCTCCGTCGGGACAGGGACGGTGGCGGTTTCGTTGATGACGATGTTTCGTTGCTCAGGGCGTTTCTCGAAGCGACCTCGAACGCCATTGAAAACGCTCTCCTTTACAAGAGGGTACGGGAAACCATCCGCCCGGTGCGGAAGACGACCATCACCCCGGTTACTGAAGAGAAGATAAAAAGATCTCTGGTGTATATCGGTGAAAACTTTACGTCGGATATCTCCCGCGAAGGGCTTGCCGCTTCGCTCAGCATGCACCCCGACAGCCTGGGCAGGTTTTTCAGGATGTATACGGGTAAAAAGATCAGCGAATACATCAACGAACTCAGGATCGGAAAAGTCGTTTACGATTTAAAAAACACCGATAGCAGCATAGTGCAGATCGCCTTTTCGGCCGGTTTCGAGAGCATCGCTACCTTCAACCGGGCGTTCCTCAAGGTGATGAAACTGACTCCGAAGGAATATCGGGACAGGCATTCCACTTAG
- a CDS encoding TPM domain-containing protein has translation MNRNAKDFFSKSESKAIEETIYAAESKTSGEVVLMITDESALYREAAMLGAVVFGVLSALTAEMLVRALMLHGTFWADGASGFMPQLLTASATQVSVWTFIPLLSLFYYVWKYLLLKLPGLKLLFVSKARLGEAVREGAVRAFYEKGLYRTRDETGILIYISLREHRVWILGDRGINDKIPAHFWEELSAELATGIREGRTGGAVTSVIEKCGAELARHFPRKSDDTNEMDNRVIY, from the coding sequence ATGAACAGGAATGCAAAAGACTTCTTCAGTAAATCCGAGAGCAAGGCGATCGAAGAGACCATATACGCCGCGGAGTCGAAAACCTCAGGAGAGGTCGTCCTGATGATCACCGATGAGAGTGCGCTGTATCGCGAGGCAGCAATGCTCGGGGCGGTGGTATTTGGCGTCCTCAGTGCGCTGACTGCCGAAATGCTCGTACGAGCGCTTATGCTTCATGGAACTTTCTGGGCGGACGGTGCGTCGGGATTCATGCCTCAGTTGCTGACGGCAAGCGCGACCCAGGTTTCGGTCTGGACATTCATACCCCTTCTTTCCCTGTTTTATTATGTCTGGAAGTATCTGTTACTGAAGCTTCCGGGGCTAAAGCTTCTTTTTGTTTCGAAAGCCAGGCTCGGGGAGGCCGTGCGCGAGGGGGCGGTTCGGGCTTTTTACGAAAAAGGGCTGTATCGGACGAGGGATGAAACGGGAATTCTGATTTATATCTCATTGCGCGAACACAGGGTCTGGATCCTTGGTGACCGCGGAATCAATGATAAAATTCCAGCCCATTTCTGGGAGGAACTTTCCGCCGAACTCGCGACGGGAATCCGCGAGGGGCGTACCGGCGGTGCCGTTACTTCGGTGATCGAGAAATGCGGGGCCGAACTTGCCCGTCATTTCCCACGCAAGTCCGACGATACAAACGAGATGGACAACCGCGTGATATATTAA
- a CDS encoding TPM domain-containing protein, with amino-acid sequence MRLRIRVHALSAAVLLLVYAAALSALEVPRLAGRVNDYAGIISPETESIIESSLAGLELSDSTQVVVLTMKSIDGAPIEEFGIKVAEQWKIGLKGLDNGAILIVALEERTVRIEVGRGLEGKLTDLMSGRIIRHEIVPLLKKGDFDGGILAGVNAIVGTVKGEYVAPEPKSTERRSKGGSPAFMLLVAFFVITSVLGGISKILGGVSGAVGLPLGALLLVGGISIIPGAILAVVGFLFGLMMSSMPRGSGRGGFSSGGFGGFGGGSGSFGGGGFSGGGGGFGGGGASGSW; translated from the coding sequence ATGCGCCTCCGAATCCGAGTACATGCGCTGAGCGCGGCGGTCCTGCTGCTCGTCTATGCTGCGGCGTTGTCGGCGCTGGAAGTCCCCCGCCTCGCCGGCAGGGTCAACGACTACGCCGGGATCATTTCGCCCGAAACCGAATCGATAATCGAATCGTCGCTGGCCGGGCTCGAACTGTCCGACTCCACCCAGGTGGTGGTGCTTACGATGAAATCCATAGATGGGGCGCCCATCGAGGAATTCGGAATCAAGGTCGCGGAACAGTGGAAGATAGGGCTGAAGGGGCTCGACAACGGAGCGATCCTAATTGTTGCGCTCGAGGAACGCACGGTGCGGATAGAGGTCGGGAGAGGGCTTGAGGGAAAACTCACCGACCTCATGTCGGGACGTATTATTCGCCACGAGATCGTTCCGCTGCTCAAAAAGGGCGATTTCGACGGTGGTATCCTGGCGGGTGTCAACGCCATTGTCGGGACGGTAAAGGGCGAGTACGTCGCCCCTGAGCCGAAGTCCACAGAACGCAGGAGCAAGGGCGGTTCGCCGGCGTTTATGCTCCTGGTGGCGTTTTTTGTAATCACCTCGGTGCTTGGGGGTATCTCGAAGATACTTGGGGGAGTGTCCGGAGCGGTCGGTCTGCCTCTGGGGGCGCTTTTACTGGTTGGAGGGATTTCAATTATTCCCGGTGCAATCCTCGCCGTTGTGGGGTTCCTTTTCGGTCTTATGATGAGCTCAATGCCCAGGGGATCCGGAAGAGGCGGTTTTTCGAGTGGTGGATTCGGCGGTTTCGGAGGGGGCTCGGGCAGTTTCGGCGGCGGTGGATTCTCCGGCGGCGGTGGCGGTTTCGGCGGCGGCGGCGCTTCGGGCAGCTGGTGA
- a CDS encoding LemA family protein has product MKRFLSYVLIGLVAGSAAGCGYNTMQAQEEAVFAAWGDVEAAYQRRMDLVPNLVQTVKAYAKHEKETLIAVTEARAKVGTIQMSKDLLNNPQIFTQFQQAQGALSSALSRLMVVMERYPDLKANQNFLDLQNQLEGTENRINVARVRYNQSVQDFNTSIRVFPNSLTNKLLLRLERKEPFKAEEGAKTAPKVQFE; this is encoded by the coding sequence ATGAAGCGATTTCTTTCATATGTACTGATAGGGTTGGTAGCGGGGTCGGCGGCCGGCTGCGGTTACAATACCATGCAGGCGCAGGAAGAGGCGGTTTTCGCCGCATGGGGAGACGTGGAAGCGGCATATCAGCGCAGAATGGACCTCGTCCCCAACCTGGTGCAAACCGTAAAGGCGTATGCAAAGCATGAAAAAGAAACACTGATTGCGGTAACCGAGGCCAGGGCCAAAGTGGGCACCATTCAGATGTCTAAAGATTTGCTTAATAATCCCCAGATTTTTACGCAATTCCAGCAGGCCCAGGGCGCGCTCTCGAGCGCCCTTTCCCGGCTCATGGTGGTAATGGAGCGCTACCCGGACCTCAAGGCCAATCAGAACTTCCTTGATCTGCAAAATCAGCTCGAAGGCACGGAAAACAGGATTAATGTCGCAAGGGTGCGCTACAACCAGTCGGTCCAGGATTTCAATACGAGTATCCGCGTATTTCCCAACTCGCTTACCAACAAACTGTTACTGCGCCTCGAGCGCAAGGAACCGTTCAAGGCGGAAGAGGGAGCGAAGACCGCGCCCAAGGTACAGTTCGAGTAG